From a single Alkalihalophilus pseudofirmus genomic region:
- a CDS encoding manganese efflux pump MntP yields the protein MHEVVTLIIMAGALGMDAFSVALGMGMLGLRLRQIFRIGVTIGAFHVIMPLMGIVTGKVLSNYFGMIATYIGGALLLIIGIQMMIAALKSDDDSLVKPMGWGLFLFAVSVSLDSFSAGLGLGMLGAKTLLTVAVIGAMSMVLSWAGLLMGRKFGQYIGSYGELIGGCILIGFGIKLIIPM from the coding sequence ATGCATGAGGTGGTTACTTTAATTATCATGGCGGGGGCGCTTGGGATGGATGCTTTTTCTGTTGCGCTTGGAATGGGGATGCTTGGCCTTAGGCTTCGCCAGATTTTTAGAATTGGCGTGACGATTGGGGCGTTTCATGTCATCATGCCGCTGATGGGCATCGTTACAGGGAAGGTGTTGTCTAATTATTTCGGAATGATCGCGACCTATATTGGCGGGGCGCTTTTGCTTATTATCGGGATTCAAATGATGATTGCGGCTTTGAAGTCGGATGATGATTCACTTGTCAAACCAATGGGCTGGGGGCTCTTTTTATTTGCGGTCAGTGTCAGCTTAGACAGCTTCTCAGCGGGACTCGGACTCGGGATGCTTGGTGCTAAAACGCTGCTTACTGTGGCTGTAATAGGTGCAATGAGTATGGTGCTCTCATGGGCAGGCCTTTTAATGGGGAGGAAGTTTGGACAATATATTGGCTCGTACGGTGAATTAATCGGCGGATGTATATTAATAGGTTTTGGCATTAAATTAATTATTCCGATGTAG
- a CDS encoding low molecular weight protein arginine phosphatase, with amino-acid sequence MKHILFVCTGNTCRSPLAEALLRERMGDKVEVKSAGVHAFPGSKASEGTSRVLLDKGIDHDHTSQPVTNDLLEWADVVLTMTAGHKQLVCSQFSEHREKVHTLKEYVGVDALTADIADPFGGSIEEYVRTADDIEECLDELEKKLK; translated from the coding sequence GTGAAACATATCTTATTTGTCTGCACAGGAAATACATGCCGAAGCCCGCTTGCTGAAGCGCTTTTAAGAGAACGAATGGGAGATAAAGTTGAAGTGAAATCTGCTGGTGTCCATGCTTTTCCTGGCAGCAAAGCTTCAGAGGGTACAAGTAGAGTTTTACTTGATAAAGGGATTGATCATGATCACACATCCCAGCCTGTGACTAATGACTTACTTGAGTGGGCAGATGTCGTTTTAACAATGACAGCCGGTCATAAGCAGCTCGTATGCAGTCAATTTTCAGAACACAGAGAAAAGGTACATACCTTAAAAGAATATGTTGGGGTTGATGCTCTTACAGCCGATATTGCTGATCCATTCGGTGGTTCGATTGAAGAATACGTGCGAACAGCCGATGATATTGAAGAGTGCTTAGATGAATTAGAGAAAAAATTGAAGTAA
- a CDS encoding L-threonylcarbamoyladenylate synthase has translation MSYKQTKIFNVDKINDEDKKREYISDAAMWISEGEVVAFPTETVYGLGANALDEKAIAKIFEAKGRPSDNPLIVHIANRDQLSELVTEITPAAEKLMEAFWPGPLTIIYKKKGPIAPNVTAGLETVAIRMPSHPLALKLIKAANVPVAAPSANLSGKPSPTTAAHVYHDLQGRIAGVVDGGSTGVGLESTVLDCSVDPPMLYRPGGVTIEELKEVVGEVAVDPSLKNTEDAPRSPGMKYTHYAPKGSLTLVHDASRIQALLDEASGQRKKVGVLTTEERAAEYKADTVIACGAREDLATVAAKLYEALRQFDQENVDVIYSETFPNEGVGAAIMNRLEKAAGGRVI, from the coding sequence ATGAGTTATAAACAGACAAAAATATTTAATGTGGATAAAATAAATGATGAAGATAAAAAGCGTGAATATATAAGCGATGCCGCGATGTGGATAAGTGAGGGAGAAGTTGTTGCGTTCCCCACAGAGACTGTGTATGGACTTGGAGCGAACGCACTCGATGAGAAAGCGATTGCTAAAATATTTGAAGCAAAAGGGCGGCCAAGTGATAATCCACTGATTGTCCACATTGCAAACAGGGACCAGCTGAGTGAGCTTGTTACAGAAATTACGCCTGCTGCTGAAAAACTTATGGAAGCATTCTGGCCAGGACCGTTGACCATTATCTATAAAAAGAAAGGTCCAATCGCACCTAATGTAACTGCAGGTCTCGAGACGGTAGCAATCCGCATGCCGAGCCACCCGCTCGCATTAAAATTAATTAAAGCCGCAAATGTACCAGTTGCCGCACCAAGTGCGAATCTTTCTGGAAAACCAAGCCCAACGACCGCAGCTCATGTGTATCATGACTTACAAGGTAGAATTGCTGGTGTCGTTGACGGGGGAAGCACAGGGGTAGGACTTGAATCAACCGTTCTTGACTGCTCTGTGGACCCGCCGATGCTCTATCGTCCCGGCGGCGTAACGATTGAGGAGCTGAAGGAAGTTGTCGGGGAAGTGGCCGTGGATCCATCACTAAAAAATACAGAAGATGCGCCCCGCTCTCCAGGAATGAAATATACCCACTACGCACCTAAAGGCAGCTTAACATTAGTTCATGATGCTTCCCGAATCCAGGCGCTGTTGGATGAGGCAAGTGGACAAAGGAAGAAAGTCGGCGTACTGACTACAGAAGAGCGCGCAGCTGAATACAAGGCTGACACAGTGATTGCGTGCGGTGCGCGAGAAGATTTAGCGACCGTTGCCGCAAAACTGTATGAAGCGCTACGCCAATTTGACCAGGAAAACGTCGATGTCATCTATTCCGAAACGTTCCCAAATGAAGGAGTAGGGGCAGCAATCATGAACCGCCTCGAAAAAGCAGCAGGTGGAAGAGTGATTTAA
- a CDS encoding methyl-accepting chemotaxis protein, with translation MGERKKYRASIRKKLVIGISGLAVVTFGFSAIFIFILGDFFESYFGLNRESVIIFTLIKGVFWSGVLGFVCAPLITKPLHELEEAARRAAAGDIKHDVAVSKSDDELRALGLAYNEMLDSLRQMVRDIDENFHKTNDVVNEMNASSEFAATKAVDIGKTMDEIAQGAESSAYAVQHTAEAMEEVTKLAVNVEERAVQSTASSKQMVQALTESRTAIDELVKGIHQLATDNKESRAAVGRLEDQAREVGEIISLVGDIAAQTNLLALNASIEAARAGEHGRGFAVVADEVRKLADQSAQAVQGISSLIHKMQEEVQTVVYQIDEQVNAAIHQAERGSQTNETIALMERSVHDVATVITDISKMTKQQMESIQETSQQSQEVAAIAEETSAGSTEVTAMAEQQAETIQDMSKTAQILSTHANQLKATIERFTI, from the coding sequence GTGGGGGAACGGAAAAAATATCGGGCGAGCATTCGTAAAAAGCTCGTTATAGGGATTAGCGGACTCGCGGTTGTTACATTTGGATTCAGTGCTATTTTTATTTTTATTTTAGGAGATTTCTTTGAAAGCTACTTTGGATTAAACCGGGAATCAGTCATAATTTTTACGCTGATTAAAGGTGTGTTTTGGAGCGGGGTGTTAGGGTTTGTTTGTGCGCCGCTTATTACAAAGCCTTTGCATGAGCTAGAAGAGGCCGCAAGACGTGCTGCAGCAGGTGACATCAAGCACGATGTGGCTGTTTCAAAATCAGATGACGAACTTCGTGCCTTAGGACTCGCTTACAATGAAATGCTCGACAGTCTGCGTCAAATGGTAAGAGACATTGATGAAAACTTCCATAAAACAAATGATGTCGTTAATGAAATGAATGCTTCATCTGAATTTGCGGCGACAAAAGCAGTTGATATCGGTAAAACGATGGATGAAATCGCTCAAGGTGCGGAAAGCTCTGCGTATGCAGTGCAGCACACTGCAGAAGCGATGGAAGAAGTGACGAAACTTGCGGTAAATGTAGAGGAAAGAGCGGTGCAGTCAACGGCTTCCTCTAAGCAAATGGTACAAGCTTTAACGGAGAGCCGGACGGCCATTGATGAGCTTGTTAAAGGGATTCATCAGCTCGCTACTGATAATAAAGAATCACGCGCAGCAGTCGGTCGCCTTGAAGATCAGGCAAGGGAGGTAGGAGAAATTATCAGCCTAGTCGGTGATATTGCGGCTCAAACAAATCTGCTTGCCCTCAATGCATCGATTGAAGCGGCGCGTGCAGGGGAGCATGGCCGAGGATTTGCGGTTGTAGCCGATGAAGTAAGAAAGCTTGCTGACCAAAGTGCACAAGCTGTTCAGGGGATCTCAAGCTTGATTCATAAAATGCAAGAAGAAGTGCAGACTGTTGTCTATCAAATTGATGAGCAGGTAAATGCTGCGATTCATCAGGCAGAACGAGGAAGTCAAACGAACGAAACGATCGCCTTAATGGAAAGGTCCGTTCACGATGTAGCAACGGTCATTACAGATATTTCGAAAATGACGAAGCAGCAAATGGAATCAATTCAAGAGACCTCCCAGCAATCACAAGAGGTTGCGGCAATTGCAGAAGAAACATCAGCTGGGTCCACTGAGGTTACAGCAATGGCAGAGCAACAGGCTGAAACGATACAAGATATGTCTAAAACAGCGCAAATTTTATCAACTCACGCAAACCAATTGAAAGCAACGATCGAAAGGTTTACAATTTAG